One genomic region from Novipirellula caenicola encodes:
- a CDS encoding aspartate carbamoyltransferase, producing the protein MTTDVAMNSKGMQLCPGDLLQTSDGKIDREALKALAGQSILNPRQFDRRTVIAIAQLAAVLEMRNVEIDKPLDGKIAITAFFEASTRTRLSFESAVQRLDGKVLSVPDGQVTGVAKGESLADIGEMFNTYGDVVIMRHPETNSMDEIRRNLQRPLINAGNGSGHHPTQALIDWYSLLKWRPELCKDDCPEDRRVHLGIIGTPGSMRAVKSFLRLSLMFANSVKRITLISEMADPVGLDLTEPIEESPIPIDITNDVQEVLPHLDVVYVNSIAFLGDSYRNLDGRYKLDRSSNLKPGSVIMHPLARNDELSEDLDETEHNLYFAQAAGAVFVRQALLTAVLDRLDRISGI; encoded by the coding sequence ATGACAACGGATGTGGCGATGAACTCCAAAGGAATGCAATTGTGTCCCGGCGACCTGCTTCAAACGAGCGACGGCAAGATTGACCGCGAAGCACTCAAGGCACTCGCGGGACAATCGATTTTGAACCCACGGCAATTCGATCGCCGTACCGTCATCGCGATCGCTCAACTGGCCGCGGTGCTGGAAATGCGAAACGTTGAAATCGACAAACCGCTCGATGGCAAAATTGCCATCACCGCCTTTTTCGAAGCCAGCACACGCACCCGTTTGTCGTTCGAAAGCGCGGTGCAGCGACTCGACGGCAAAGTGTTGTCGGTACCCGATGGCCAAGTCACGGGCGTGGCCAAGGGTGAATCGCTTGCCGATATCGGCGAGATGTTCAATACCTATGGCGACGTGGTCATCATGCGACATCCCGAGACCAACAGCATGGACGAGATTCGTCGCAACTTGCAGCGACCGCTGATCAATGCAGGCAATGGCTCTGGCCACCATCCGACGCAAGCGCTGATCGATTGGTACTCGTTGCTAAAATGGAGACCCGAGCTGTGCAAGGACGATTGTCCCGAAGACCGCCGCGTCCACTTGGGCATCATTGGCACGCCTGGTTCCATGCGAGCGGTAAAAAGCTTTCTGCGACTGTCACTCATGTTCGCCAATTCGGTCAAACGAATTACGTTGATTTCGGAAATGGCGGATCCCGTCGGTTTGGATTTGACCGAACCGATCGAAGAGTCGCCGATCCCAATCGACATCACCAACGACGTGCAAGAAGTGCTGCCGCATTTGGATGTCGTGTACGTCAATTCGATCGCATTTTTAGGCGACAGTTATCGAAACCTTGACGGCCGCTATAAACTCGACCGAAGCAGCAATTTAAAACCCGGTTCAGTCATCATGCATCCGCTCGCCCGCAACGACGAGTTATCCGAAGACTTGGACGAAACCGAGCACAATCTTTATTTTGCCCAAGCAGCGGGCGCCGTGTTCGTGCGACAAGCCCTGCTAACGGCAGTGCTGGATCGCTTGGATCGAATCAGCGGAATCTAA
- the asnB gene encoding asparagine synthase (glutamine-hydrolyzing), translating into MCGITGFWNPSRTNERELRFTLDRMLDVLDHRGPDERGSKFYLDSGVALGHTRLSIVGLSHGHQPIESAEGDYAITVNGELYGYKRVRTQLACQQYDCSGKSDSAIALPLYLRDGLSFVDQLRGEFAIVLYDDRKKRLILIRDRFGIKPLYYSVNDNGVVWGSEVKSILKHPDVTPKLCPKAALHQMMQVMVPGSTAFEGVHALQPGHMLIAEMRNGRLETKTERWWDFVFPTSHDPNPDPAEYVQGVQDRLIDAVATRLEADVPVGCYLSGGIDSCSILGLATTLQQSPVKAFTIAFDSDEYDESNIAKLMADRTGAEQELLRLTEKELYGPAFERATWHAERTFYNTLAVAKWHMSRRVRACNYKAVVTGEGSDELFGGYPFFKRDWLGREDEGGLFAGAILSEEDMTHPAWEDLCGFTPSFMQPWMLVLERVRPLLSPDMQDLLREYDPVAAVAAAIDPDQVRGRHRLDISQYTWSKTMLEGQILTWGGDRMDMANSMEARPAFLDHHLAEYATTIPPEVRIRDGVEKWVLREAMVNVLPRELYERKKFAFMAPPAHTDPVKRNAVQEMIDHWLTADRVSEVGFFDQDALHPFIESAWQETDGTIARRNDIVINHTLQLHMLHGQYVEDLPLPVVD; encoded by the coding sequence ATGTGTGGCATAACCGGGTTTTGGAACCCATCACGAACCAATGAACGCGAGCTACGATTTACCCTCGATCGCATGCTAGACGTGTTGGACCATCGCGGTCCCGACGAACGCGGCAGTAAGTTTTACTTGGATAGCGGGGTAGCACTCGGGCACACTCGGTTGTCGATTGTGGGGTTGAGTCACGGTCATCAACCAATCGAATCAGCCGAAGGCGACTACGCCATCACGGTCAACGGCGAACTGTACGGCTACAAACGCGTGCGAACCCAATTAGCTTGCCAGCAATACGATTGCAGCGGCAAGAGCGACAGCGCGATCGCGTTGCCGCTTTATTTGCGAGACGGATTGTCGTTTGTGGATCAATTGCGAGGCGAATTTGCCATCGTGCTGTACGACGATCGCAAGAAACGGTTGATCCTGATTCGTGACCGATTCGGCATCAAACCGCTGTATTACTCTGTCAACGATAATGGCGTGGTTTGGGGATCGGAGGTCAAGTCGATCCTAAAACACCCCGACGTCACGCCCAAGTTGTGCCCCAAAGCGGCACTGCACCAAATGATGCAAGTGATGGTTCCCGGCAGCACGGCGTTTGAAGGCGTTCATGCGCTGCAGCCCGGACACATGCTGATTGCCGAGATGCGTAACGGTCGCTTGGAAACCAAAACCGAGCGTTGGTGGGATTTTGTCTTTCCCACTTCGCATGACCCCAATCCCGATCCTGCCGAATACGTGCAAGGCGTTCAGGATCGCTTGATCGACGCCGTCGCAACTCGGCTCGAGGCTGACGTGCCGGTCGGTTGCTACCTTTCCGGGGGCATCGACAGCTGTTCGATCCTGGGGTTGGCAACGACGCTCCAGCAGTCGCCCGTCAAAGCGTTCACGATCGCGTTTGACAGTGACGAGTACGACGAATCCAACATCGCCAAATTGATGGCCGATCGCACCGGTGCCGAGCAAGAGCTGCTGCGGTTGACCGAAAAAGAACTCTACGGCCCCGCCTTTGAACGAGCCACGTGGCATGCCGAACGGACTTTCTACAACACGTTGGCCGTCGCGAAATGGCACATGAGCCGCCGCGTGCGGGCGTGTAACTACAAAGCCGTGGTGACTGGCGAAGGATCAGACGAGCTGTTTGGCGGCTATCCATTTTTTAAACGCGATTGGCTTGGACGCGAAGACGAAGGCGGTTTGTTCGCCGGAGCAATTTTGTCCGAAGAGGACATGACGCATCCGGCATGGGAAGATCTGTGCGGGTTCACCCCGTCGTTCATGCAGCCTTGGATGCTTGTGCTCGAACGAGTTCGTCCGCTGCTGTCCCCTGACATGCAAGACCTGTTGCGCGAGTACGATCCGGTCGCAGCCGTCGCAGCCGCAATTGATCCCGATCAAGTTCGCGGGCGACACCGACTGGATATCTCGCAGTACACGTGGAGCAAGACGATGTTGGAGGGGCAGATCTTGACATGGGGTGGCGACCGCATGGACATGGCCAACAGCATGGAAGCACGACCCGCGTTCTTGGATCACCATCTCGCCGAATACGCAACAACGATTCCGCCAGAGGTGCGAATCCGTGATGGGGTTGAGAAATGGGTGCTGCGTGAGGCGATGGTGAACGTGCTGCCGCGAGAATTGTACGAACGCAAAAAGTTCGCCTTCATGGCGCCGCCAGCCCATACCGACCCGGTCAAGCGGAACGCGGTCCAGGAAATGATCGATCATTGGCTGACCGCCGATCGTGTCAGTGAAGTTGGATTTTTTGACCAAGACGCACTGCATCCGTTTATCGAATCGGCCTGGCAAGAAACCGACGGCACCATCGCTCGGCGTAACGACATCGTGATCAACCACACGCTGCAGCTTCACATGTTGCACGGACAATATGTCGAAGACCTCCCGCTGCCCGTGGTCGATTGA
- a CDS encoding DUF3748 domain-containing protein yields the protein MMTTIPHADRRRFSERQITFGSSNHLLTNINVWSYDGRWIYYDVRSDAAGSLFDGNRIERVHVESGRVEVVYEAKDAANVGVVTASPIDDRIVFIHGPENPSEDWMYAAWHRRGVIVERKHDSAGTNYLVATLDARDLVPPYTPGALRGGTHVHVFSGDGRWVSFTYEDHVLATSTAAEADANQRNVGVSVPIGQVRVPATHPRNHDGSMFSVLVTQTFNAPLPGSDQINRAYSDAWIGNNGYVRRDGSRQMRALAFIGDVVSDRGHTVPELFVVDIPDDVTVDGDSPLCGTPLTRPAPPRGTVQRRLTFTTERKFPGLGPVRHWPRSSPDGSKIAFLMRDDAGRTQLWLASPTESTIRQLTHNDFSIESAFSFRCDGNAIACVAGGCVCEVDIATGTTTPLTPPADATNALRPEAVVYSPDGTQVAYLRRDDSVDGTPNQIFVAKTQLG from the coding sequence ATGATGACGACAATTCCACATGCGGATCGCCGACGATTCAGCGAACGGCAGATCACGTTCGGGTCCAGCAACCACCTTCTCACCAACATCAATGTTTGGTCCTACGATGGTCGCTGGATTTACTATGACGTTCGCAGTGATGCCGCGGGTTCGTTGTTCGATGGCAACCGGATCGAACGGGTCCATGTTGAATCGGGCCGTGTCGAGGTGGTTTACGAAGCCAAAGATGCGGCTAATGTTGGTGTGGTCACCGCCAGCCCGATTGATGACCGAATCGTGTTCATTCACGGCCCGGAAAACCCTAGCGAGGATTGGATGTATGCTGCATGGCATCGCCGCGGGGTCATCGTCGAACGAAAACACGACTCGGCGGGAACAAATTATCTCGTGGCCACTTTGGACGCACGCGATTTGGTTCCGCCGTACACGCCCGGAGCTCTGCGTGGCGGCACCCATGTGCACGTTTTTAGTGGCGATGGCCGCTGGGTCAGCTTTACCTACGAAGACCACGTGTTGGCGACATCGACCGCAGCCGAAGCGGATGCAAATCAACGCAACGTTGGCGTGTCGGTTCCGATCGGCCAAGTCCGCGTGCCCGCAACGCATCCACGGAATCACGATGGATCGATGTTCAGCGTGTTGGTCACCCAAACGTTCAATGCCCCGCTGCCAGGCAGTGACCAAATCAATCGAGCCTATAGTGACGCGTGGATCGGCAACAACGGCTACGTTCGCCGCGATGGATCGCGCCAAATGCGTGCCTTGGCATTTATCGGCGACGTTGTCTCGGACCGCGGCCACACCGTCCCCGAACTGTTTGTGGTGGACATTCCCGATGACGTCACCGTCGACGGCGACTCGCCGCTCTGTGGCACTCCACTGACACGCCCTGCGCCGCCGCGAGGCACCGTACAGCGACGGTTGACATTTACCACCGAACGAAAATTCCCAGGGCTTGGCCCGGTTCGTCATTGGCCGCGAAGCAGCCCCGATGGCAGCAAGATTGCGTTTTTGATGCGTGACGATGCAGGACGAACGCAGCTGTGGCTCGCTTCACCCACCGAATCGACGATTCGCCAATTGACGCACAACGATTTTTCAATCGAGTCCGCTTTTTCGTTTCGCTGCGACGGCAATGCGATCGCGTGCGTTGCAGGCGGCTGCGTCTGCGAAGTGGACATCGCTACTGGTACCACCACGCCGCTAACGCCGCCTGCAGATGCCACAAACGCGCTGCGGCCTGAAGCCGTCGTTTATTCACCCGATGGAACGCAGGTGGCATATTTGCGGCGTGATGATTCGGTCGACGGAACACCGAATCAGATCTTCGTGGCGAAGACCCAATTGGGATAA